TTTATCCACAAAATTTTGAGGTCATGAAATTTTCACGGCAAATGGATTGCCATCACATGTTATTCATTAGCGAATGATTGGCGCGGCATAGGCATATGCGTTTCGAAAGTTATCGGTTGGCTTTGGACAGCGATCgctaaaatgattaaaatacgTTCACTTCAATCGAGTGTTTTAATATGTTCCGCGAGCGTGCAGCTTTCATatgcaaatgtaaatttattcctACGTTAATTCCTATGTTAATTAAACTAGATACATTGCAGAGATATGAATGCGTGCAATATTAATACGCATATCTCCAACCATTTCCaagtaaaatgagaaaaacCAGTTAACttgaataaatagaaattaaacaatttgtaaaGAGAAAATTGACGAGTTAATTCACTAAAGTGACTAATTACCAttcttgataaatattttacgtgaaAGGGACAAGAGAGTGCGATCTCTTTTACAAAAACTTCACATGTACGCTTGAACATTAATTTTTGCTCTAAGAATCCTGCTTCTTCTGCTATACGAGGTAATGCTCTAGAATCTATGGTGTTCTATTTCAGGGAGTCTGTCGCAGGATCTTGCCGGATCCCGAACAGTATGGCACCGGCCGCAATTCCCTGGCACCCGAGGCGAGCCGCAGCCCACGAAACTCTCTGATACCTGACGATTACTGCAGAAGCCCGCGGGGCTCCCTAATACCGGACCCGAATAGGAGCCCACGCAATAGTCTAGTACCCGACATGGTACGGTCGCCGCGGAATAGCCTGACGCCGGAAGTCTCTCACAGTCCGCGTCACTCCCTGGTGCCGGACTCGGCGCTCAGCCCGAGAAATTCTCTGGTGCCGGACGTGGCCTATAATCGGAGTCCACGAAATAGTATGGCGGTCGGCGGCTCCAGAATATCCCTCTTGCCGGAGAACGGTAACGCGATCGCGGCCCTTAATCGTAGCCCCAGACACTCGTTGGTGCCGGACTCGACGAGAAGTCCGCGAGGCAGCATGGCGAACTTGGACTTCGACCGAAGTCCACGTGGCTCGATCTGCCCAGACCTGCATAGGATACCCAGGGGGAGTATCACGCCCATGGAGGTCGTGGACAGGAGTCCACGCGGTTCGATAGCCTCGGAGTGTCTGAACCAGAGTCCCCGCGGCTCTATCGCGCCCGATCCCAACAGATCGCCCAGAGGATCGATAGCGCCGGACCCGAATCGGTCCCCGCGCGGATCGATATGCCCGCCGGAGAGCAACAGGAGTCCGAGAGGTTCGATCGTACTGCACGACCAGACGAATCGATCGCCGCGCGGAAGCATTGGTATGAACGACGCCGACAGACACTCGAGAGGCTCTCTCGGAGCCATCAACGACGACGAGAACAGAAGTCCCAGAGGAAGCATCGGGCCTGACGGGATCAATAGAAGTCCTAGAGGTAGTCTCGGAGGGCATCAAGACAGAAGGGCGGCGAGGGGCAATCTGGGCTTGCAAGATCCTAGAAGAGCTTCCGCGGATCAGggtaagaatttaaaatttctaaatattcttaatcCGTTTGATATCCCATCAATTCAGTTTCTTGAAACTCCTTCAAGATACTCTTTTTTGTGTcctaacatttttaaaatatattattttttaaatttaacaagtatAATAATTGCTAGGATTGCTATTACACGGTGAAAGTAATTACTAAGCTTCGAGTTGTGGACTATGCTTTTTCCACACAACACAAATAATCGAGAGTTACGATATTGGACTCACCACAGACTTGTCTTCGCGCATCGTAGCCGATGTTGCGTAATCTTCGATACAAAAACTACCGCGAAAATGTAGTCCTTGGATGTATCGTGTATCCAAGCCGCAATGCTCTGCATCCGAATACCAAAATACAGATATAATTCAATCGCGAAATTATAGCGTCGCGGTGAAACGCAACGCGATGTGCAAAGGAAACGTTCGCGTTTGCCGCAAATGCGGTCAGATTGTGCCAATAATATGCCTACATACGCGACATATCAATCATACATGACGGAATTAAACAATTTCCCGTTCAGTTATTGACTGGAGAAATTGCTGGATGCGAAtacatttgttaaaaagaataataagcTTATTCGGGgattaagtaaattttattatgtatcgcatattaaaataaatattaaaaataatcgatgtttttatctattttctgcTTGTCGAGTAATTATAAGCGAAGCTGTTTTATATACGGTTTAAGGACGgatcataaaatattcatcagTGAGATTTCACGCAAGCGTTTCCTTACATCCCCCACTTACAGGCTGAGCATCTACCTCGAGGCAAGTATCTTCTCTCCTTCGGGGAATGTAATGGCAATTTGACGCTCATTACCGTACGCCCGACGTCAGGTCTCTGGAGAGGCCGATTAGTTTTCTCCCATGTTCCGGGTATTGAGTGCGACAGACGCGCATAATATATCTCGAATGACAGAAATTGGTCGGTAGGCGATACACTCTCGTGCGTGTCGATTGCGCACGGTATCGCACATCCGATACTTCTCACTGAAATCCTGCGGCGGATGCGACAGACACTCGCGCTTCGGAGTAACGTAATCATGACGCACGAACAGAAGGAACGGATCTGCCTAgagatgtaaaataatatcgacaAGTCGACAACGATCCGACGTCGATTCCGGTGCGAGGCTTTCATTAAGAAACAACCCCCTTGTCGATATCCTTCCCTCTTAATTTTCCGTATTGTCGCTcggttaaatttattgcgatttAATCAGGTCAGACGAACGCGAAGTACCTTCAAATTCTCCCATCGATCTTTCCATTGCGTCacaagtataatatagcatgATATATTCGAAATTAATGCGCAGCAAGATAAGAtatactaaataatataaaaagcattttctataagtttaattttgcaCTAATATTTAGATTTGATTTAACATGTAAATTATCAGTTTCCTCCTCACAAAAATTCAGCTTTCGATATGTTAATTGCCGTAATAAACCACGAATCATATTTTTGGCAAGTTCAGTTCTGGCAAGTTATTAGACTTAAACATATCGTGTGCTAAATTGCTATTGGCGGTTGGAAAACCCACACATATAGTAGTGTTGTATAATAGTATTAAACCTCCTAAGTCGACCTATGCAAATTGGTTCACCACAAtctcagatatatatatgcgcatgcagatatgtatatatatatatatctcgcgGTGATAATTCGCTACTAATATTCCTGAATAAAGATAAAACTCACGAGAAACAGAAACTTAATAATTCCTCACGCTAAGACGGCTTTTTTATTGCCGCGCGATTCTCGGGGCGACGCCAACACGAGGGCAAGAAAATCAAACGCGAGGCAAGTAAGAGACATTTGCCCGAGCGATAATTAACGTCACGCGGGAAAGTTACGTTTCGGTCGGCGCAAATTGGCCTGATTTTCTCGCGCGTGCACACGATACTTATTAACGTTAGTAGCTACACTAAACCACCACCGGTCACGAGATTGAAATATGCGTCTGAGACATATTCCCATACTTACCCACTTTGCCCGACTGCGATGCGAAAGGGATTGCGTGCGTGTTCTTAGCCGGCCAGATAAACTGCTCGAAGCGTAAGTTTCTCCTTGAATAATCTGAAAcagtaaaaatgcaaatacacaatgaataattcattataattttgtaattgttcTGATCTCGTAAGTATTGTAATAATGTGACACGTGTCACACAACAACGCATTAAACCGCTTTCTTAAAGGTTTTATCGCTCGAATTCGCGCCCACCGCCCATATGATTATCGCCAGGAGATCGATAGCGACAAGATTGACCTGTTTACCGAACTACCGGCGGGCGAGCGAAGTCGATAAATTTCGCGGCGAGAAACGCGTCGCAATAATCAAAATCTCCCCAGCAGATGGGATTCGTATTCTGTAAATTGAAAGCGCGGATTTATCGCGCGAAGCAGCGCGCATTACGCAGAAGCTTGTTGACAAAGATATCTCATCGCCTGAGTTTGCAGTGCATGATGTCTCTTCACAACGAGCGAATTTCCTGCAAATGGAggatacaaatttaattgcgcACTAATACTGTTAATTGGCGCGCCGTTTACCATTGTTCGTAGTTATCTAGTGTTCATTAATTGCAAAACAAAGAGAGTCAAAAACTAGAAACtagttagaataaaataatccccaaaaattcaaacgcaaaaataaatggatattataactttatatacagtctatttagaaaatatcCCACATATACAAGTTAAgttcatgtaaaattttcataaaaaatttagccAATCTGACGCACATTAATTGTAATTCGTATGTATAGAATTTGAGAATACATCCCAgtcgtaaaaaagaaattgcaaatCGATGAAAAAAGTAGAAGTATCTTTTGTCAAACAAAACGTCAGCAAGTTCGAAGAATACGAGATtctattttgcaatttttacgcCCGCGCGAACTGTTTCGCGTTCCGTGTCTTCATAAATATTCACGGGATATCGCGCGAAGAATTGTGCGCGAGATACTTCTTTCTCGTGCAGGAATTTCGAAAGGCAGtcgaataaattcaaatatttgcgCTTGTGTCCAGGGAGCACGAGAAACCGAAGTTCCTCGCCTTATCGTCAAAGAGAAGTGAGCTCGGGAAGCGTCAGATCAGGCGGAAGTGGTGGAGCACAGGTCAATCTGGGATATGGAACGAACGCTTGGGCCGATTCCAGGCGAGCCAGCAGCTCCGTTTCGCAGGTAActgattctctctctctctctctctctctctctctctctcactctcatTCTCACTCACTCTTTCTTGTCGTGCAATCCCGGTTTGCAACGTTCAAGGAATTTCTTTCTCGACCATGCCGTTACAGTGCACGCCCTAGTTGTGTTACGAGTGTTCCGGAATTTCTCGTCCGAGCGACGGAAACGGGCGACTGGGACGCTCTCCATCTTTATGACTCAACAGATATATACCGCGGGCAACTCGAGGTTGCAATTTGTCATTTATCATCCGTTGCAGTAATTACGATGAACTGAAGCAGTTGCAGGCAGAAAGCACGAGAGCATTCTTTTTATTCGTCGGAAGTGCGCTAACAAGGCAACTTCCGTAAACCACGAGTTGTgcaaagaggaaaaagaaagtggAACTTTTTCCGAACGCAGACTGGTTTGGTACAAGTgcataatactttttttcttttacacaaTCATTTCTGCGaccaaaatattgttttagatATTGAGAATAATGAGTTCACGCGAGTTTGATGTAACTGATTTTAAACTTTTCACAGAGCGAGAGCAATTAAtggcaattaataaataatacctattatcataaaattttacattgtataataatataaatttcaaaattttatgttcctttttgtaaaatctaaatatttgcataaattttaataacagtaCATGcatattaaactttatattgaATATGCATATTTGCCctaaacatacatatatattatgccTTTTCACaatataaagcaaattattaattaattttattttattaatatttcgtgAGTACGGCGATGCAGAAATTATTGGGTAGACTTTCTTTAAACTACGATACGGACTACAGATTCGCATAATTATCTAAATGCAGAAAGATTTTGGATTCAAATGTATTAAGGCTCGGATTCTCGCGGGAATTTCGTTCTAAAAGTTGATCTTTGCCAAACGCATTTTTATCGAGACAAAACCGGTCAAGTGCAGTCTTGCGAAAGCGTTATTTCCcgtcttttttttcgtcgCTTATGCTTCCAAGTAATTTTCCTTATTACTCCAGGGACATCCCGTCGACTTCGTAAgactttttacaattttaagtgAAATGAGCCAGAAAT
The window above is part of the Temnothorax longispinosus isolate EJ_2023e chromosome 8, Tlon_JGU_v1, whole genome shotgun sequence genome. Proteins encoded here:
- the LOC139817313 gene encoding uncharacterized protein isoform X1; the encoded protein is MLHRSASSRRRRASPNVANSSQPASPTMRGRRASVATEKPLILPPSSPGGTMERQRSPRGSVVPNIALDTESDSPDEGVCRRILPDPEQYGTGRNSLAPEASRSPRNSLIPDDYCRSPRGSLIPDPNRSPRNSLVPDMVRSPRNSLTPEVSHSPRHSLVPDSALSPRNSLVPDVAYNRSPRNSMAVGGSRISLLPENGNAIAALNRSPRHSLVPDSTRSPRGSMANLDFDRSPRGSICPDLHRIPRGSITPMEVVDRSPRGSIASECLNQSPRGSIAPDPNRSPRGSIAPDPNRSPRGSICPPESNRSPRGSIVLHDQTNRSPRGSIGMNDADRHSRGSLGAINDDENRSPRGSIGPDGINRSPRGSLGGHQDRRAARGNLGLQDPRRASADQGSTRNRSSSPYRQREVSSGSVRSGGSGGAQVNLGYGTNAWADSRRASSSVSQLSGDESRRLCASGAKAPEKGDVEAANLGVATYGSVVFQLKDAHLEANGICDFVFRALRVISKTMTFTICLTCLSTVPILMFIFGVQFIKDCPKEPYIPVYMLIGGVLGAVRMFWALYSQLRSRRPEVLSVPAVRPHVSPMKLLSIALSCFLVAWFVLGHYWILHIMWPEYELSLYAPNRWCHKTLYIFSLVHLCVAYAVLFVILIVAVGLAFCRILECPLPERYNKRQYISIKTILSQN
- the LOC139817313 gene encoding uncharacterized protein isoform X2; protein product: MLHRSASSRRRRASPNVANSSQPASPTMRGRRASVATEKPLILPPSSPGGTMERQRSPRGSVVPNIALDTESDSPDEGVCRRILPDPEQYGTGRNSLAPEASRSPRNSLIPDDYCRSPRGSLIPDPNRSPRNSLVPDMVRSPRNSLTPEVSHSPRHSLVPDSALSPRNSLVPDVAYNRSPRNSMAVGGSRISLLPENGNAIAALNRSPRHSLVPDSTRSPRGSMANLDFDRSPRGSICPDLHRIPRGSITPMEVVDRSPRGSIASECLNQSPRGSIAPDPNRSPRGSIAPDPNRSPRGSICPPESNRSPRGSIVLHDQTNRSPRGSIGMNDADRHSRGSLGAINDDENRSPRGSIGPDGINRSPRGSLGGHQDRRAARGNLGLQDPRRASADQGSTRNRSSSPYRQREVSSGSVRSGGSGGAQVNLGYGTNAWADSRRASSSVSQLSGDESRRLCASGAKAPEKGDVEAANLGVATYGSVVFQLKDAHLEANGICDFVFRALRVISKTMTFTICLTCLSTVPILMFIFGVQFIKDCPKEPYIPVYMLIGGVLGAVRMFWALYSQLRSRRPEVLSVPAVRPHVSPMKLLSIALSCFLVAWFVLGHYWILHIMWPEYELSLYAPNRWCHKTLYIFSLVHLCVAYAVLFVILIVAVGLAFCRILECPLPERYK